CAGCTAAATTCCTCTCCATCATCGATCGATTGGAATCGCGCTTGTAATCGTGCTCGCTAAGTCTCCATTGAAATTTGGAGGCTTAGTTGCATTTTTGCGCTTATTTGCGGACGTTCACCGCGCTACCCTGCCACACGTTCCGCCCTGATTTATGTTACGGCTCTCCGCGCTGTTTATTACGGCAAGTGATTGTGGCCAATCTTCGTATTTCATCGCTTAATTTGCGATTGACAGGATACACTTCTTTCAATGAAATTTAAAATGCGAAGTGCCGATTCGGGAACACGATCATATCCCTGTACCATGTCTCCTACGATTTCTGCAAAACGAGGGTATCTTTGCTCCATCCGCCTCTCATTTCCGAACGGATCAGGGAAGTAATCCACCTCTTGCTCCAACAGATGGAGCACGGATAGAATATTGTCGACAGCATAACTTTGAACAAACCTCGTTGCGGATAGGCGCTCTCCCCTCGCATATCGGCCAAGTCCCACATACAAATTTTTTAAAGCTTCATTCAAAGGAAAGTCCAAGGAGTCCTTTTTTATGCTGGGGATCGGGTTGGAAGGTTTAGAAATCCCCGCATTGCTGTACAAGGGATCCTTCCACACGACCCGACCTTCCGTATAGGAGGCGTTCTTCAACTCCCATTCCTCGAATACCGCACATTCCCATAAATTCCGTCCTCGAACAAAACTTTATACCCTACATCAGAATTCCGAAAAGAATAGGCAAGGGGGTGAACTTCTTCGAGCCAATCTAACTGGTCGATATATCTTTCTTTCTGACCCGGCTTCACGATGACAAAGAAATCCAGATCCGAAAACTCATCCATCCGTTCTAACTCGATCCCAACGGAACCGACTCCTAATAATAAAAGAACTCCTCCCTTGCGTTCGAGCGACTTGCCGATCTCGTCGAGCCGTTGCAACAGCAGTTCTGTTTTCGGCACATGAATCCTCCTTTGGGTTTGAGAATGCAAAAAAGGGTCCAACCCACTTCTCAGCGAGGTTGAACCCTAAGGTTACATTGCCTTCATTTTCCTAATTTGAAATTATCATGCCTTCTTATTGCTGTCAATCGTAAGACTTGCCGTTACTTATGGTACGGTTCAGCGTAACGGGGGTAACGGCAAAAAAAGAACAACCCAATTAGGTTGTCCTTTCGAATCAATAAATAAAATAATCCGTAAATGGTTTTAAACTGTAACAACCGCAAAATTAGACCCTTACCCTTGTTCTTGTTCTGATCCTTTGCTGAATTTGTTCATACAGTTCTATTTCCTCGTCGTCTGCATTGAACGATATCACTAAAGCGTAACTTTGGTTATCAAGACCCTCAGGGTGTGGGTACTGTTCTTTTCCCGCAACAACAATTGTTATTGTTGGCTCCTCTTCCCCCTCAGGTACACCTAATAAATCCAAACCACCCTGTCTGCCTTTAACCCACCTTCTTAATTGTACAGTGGAATTCTGAACTGTTTGATACCCTGGTAAAAACTTGGTTTTACAGTTTTCAGGAACAACTGGGAGTTCATCGGGGTCACCATTTTGTCGCGTCCTCCTAAATTGTTCAATCTGTCCCGCAGTCAGTCCCTTATACACCTCAAACCAAAGCTTGTTTGCTGTGTAATCTTTACGGCTAAGTCTAACTGGAGGGTCATATGCCAGGCTTATAGAAATGCTTTTATTGAACCTCCCCCGCAAAAACTCAGGAGGTATTCTAATAGTATAGATATGGAATGAATTAAGAGGAAGCCGTTCTTCTGCAAATAAAGTTACACTATTTTTTCTGGACCATAATATCTCCTCTGAAGGGCGACCATAACCTATTAAACGAAGTACATACTCGGATTTTCGTGGTTGTTGTCTTGTATCGTTTTCATCGACTGCTTCACGAATCCAATTTTCAACATCGCCTGGTGTTTTTGCCGAATTAACAACCATTGCTCGAATCAAATTTGAACTAGGAGCTCTATCTAGTTGTTCTTTCAATGTATTTTCGATAAGTGCACACAAATGAGTAATATGTGGAGCCGAGAAACTGGTACCAAAAAATCCAGCAAACCATCTACCGTCTTCAATCGAATGTCTCAATGATGGTTCTGCAATGTTAGGGTCATTTTTTATCCACCTTACATCATTAGCTGCTTGTTGTAATACAAAACTTCCCCCAGGTGCTACCAGATCCGGCTTTACTGCCCTATTTACTCCAAAACCGGCCCTTGTAAATGCTGATGGAGATTGAATCGGCGTAACTGATATTCTTGGTAATTGCCCCATTGTCCTTACATCATTGCGCCTAGCTACGGCTCCAACAACTAAACAGATAGAAGCTGTCCCCGGGTCAATTAGTTTATGAGTAGAGGAAAATAGGTTATCCCTTACTTTTGCCGCTATTTCATCACGAGTATTGCCAGTTGGCAATTCCGGATTAATTACATTTCCAGCACTTACGACAATTACGATATCCAACTCACGCGCAAGGTTGTCTAATGTCTCTGCCCAAGTAAACTGTCTTCCATCATTATAGATTTGATCGGTATTTCCAACTGATAGATTGAATATTCGGCAACCACGTTCCCTGTGATAATACCTTATTGCTTCCTCCATTAGCATCTCCGGCCTTCTGTTTTCCGGGAAGACGGGGGTATTCCAGACTGGGTCGTTCTTCATCACCTTAGCACTACAAATTCTTACTCTAGGGACCCATGCATTGTTTGAAATACATTTTGGAATATCACCATATACAACGATTCCAGCAACACCAGTACCATGACCATTAAGATCTGTGTCGGTCCCTTCACCTGTACCGAAATCATACTCTTCTAACACGATCCCATTACGAAGCAAAGGGTGTCCTGAAAAAACACCTGAGTCAATTACAGTCGCCAAAGGTACGTTATCATCATCTAGTGGCAAATTTGCTTGCTCTATATTTTCAGGAGGTGGACTGAATATATCGAAACTTTCTTCTTCACTAGGCTTTATTGGTAAATCAACTAGAGCTACAATATCTAGGTTTAGTAGCAATTCAAGTGCTTCCAAATTAACGCGTACTTTGCCAAGTAGTAAGCTAGGTGTCCTAAATAAATCTTGAATCAATTGTCCACCAATGTGGCCAATACTTTGTCTGAGTAACGATTCCGTTTGTGTTGCACCGCGAGGTGTACCGTCGTACCATAAGTCAATATCAACAACAAAACTCTCATCTAAAGGGGGGCCATACAAAATTAATCTTTTTCCCTTTCTATCCTCTGGTTGAACATTTCTTATTAAATCAATCGAATCAAATAAATCCCTTCTTTGAGCATAAGGTAGGAACCCCCTCTGATGGGAGTCCATTTCGTACAATTGCTTCTCTCTTTGGAAGTTATCTAAACTCTCTAGTGTTGGAAACTGAATAAAAAGGCGGAAATTATCAGATTCCCCCTCACTTATTACCGTCTCTTCTACTATTGATACATTAAAAGCCCTTATTAATGTCTCACGTTGATTTACCGTAAGAATCTTAAACTGTAATATTAGTAAAGTATCGGGCGTAATACCCAATAACCTTCTGTTTGTATTAATGGTTTCAAAAGCGGCATCAGCCTGCTCACTTAATGAACGCGAATGCTGAAATCTGTTGGCTCTAGGTTGTACCCTTGGGGCTCCTGGGAATTGCCTGCCTCTTAAATCCCTATTTATAGGTTCCCGAACAATTTCGATATGATTTAGAGTAGGTAAATCCGCCATCTAATATCCCCCATTTAGTAACTCATTGATTCTGCGCCTTTTTTCTGTCTGCTTCTTTACTCACTGCCCTATCTAGGTCAAACTTGGTATAATATGTCCTGCCTTCCATGATACACCTTTTCAACACATTCTGACAAACTCGTTCAATGTCAGCTTGCGAATATCCGCATAGTTCATTAGAAAGTTCCACTAACTTTTGTTCTGGTCCTGCAAACCTGGAGAGTCTTGTTAACAATAGTTTATGGATACTATCTGCTGTCGGTAAATCAAACTTTATTATCTCTGTAAATCTCCGCCATAAGGCATGGTCCAGTACCTTTTCATAGTTCGTTGCGGCTACAATAATTGATCTTCCAGTGAAATTGTCCATCAATTGTAGGAACGCATTTACTACTCTCTTTATCTCGCTATTTTCCCCATCATCCGCCCTTGAACGACCAATTGCATCAAACTCATCAAAGAAGATAATCCATGAACCGCTACTCGCATAATCGAATATTTTCCTTATATTCGTGGATGTTTCCCCCAAGAATGAAGAAATAACGGCATCAAACCTGATATATAACAGTGGTAATCCTAATTCCCCTGCCAATGCCTCTGCAGTAATTGTCTTGCCACATCCCGGCGGACCATAAAAAAGTAATTTGTTATTGGGTTTTAATCCATTGCTCACTAATGCATCCCAGTGGAGATAGTCCTTTAATATATCCATTAAGTTCTCTTTAATGTCTTCGGCTACAATAAGATCGTTGAAGAACTTATCAGGAAATTTCACTTCAAACAGTGGTGCATTTTTATCTAGATCTTTTGGTTGAGTAGTTTGTAACACACTTATCGATTTAGGCTTAGATAGATGCTCACTATAAAGAATTCTTTTCAACTCATCTGCAAGAACAAGGTGATTTTTTTTTCTTTCTTCGTCAATTATTAATTCTGCAGCTTTAATAAAGGACTCGTTATCATTGAATTTATAACTTCTAAAGAGTTTTTTTAATAGATCTGCACGGGCCATAAGAGTCCACCTATTCGTAAACTAGTTGATTTAAGTTTACCCCATATATCAACAAATAAAAATCAAACTTTCTTATTTGCGTCATTTGTGATACGGTTCCCCCCGCATAATCTTAAACGCCCGGTACACTTGTTCCACGAGGATCAAGCGGATGAGCTGGTGCGGGTACGTGATGCGTCCGAAGCTCAGCTTCGTGTCGGCGCGTCGGAGGACGTCGGGGGAAAGGCCGTTGCTGCCGCCGATGACGAAGGTGACGTGGCTTTTGCCGTAGGTGCCGAGATCGGCGATATGGGCGGACAGCTGCTCGGAGGTCCACATGTGGCCGTCGATGGCCATGGCGATGACATGCGAGTCGGGTTTGATTTTGGCGAGGATGCGTTCGCCCTCCTTCGCCTTCACGCGCTCCTCGTCGGCGGCGCTCATCGAGTCCGGGGCCTGCTCGTCCGGCACCTCGACGATGTCCAGCTTGGCGTAGGCGCCAAGCCGTTTGGCGTACTCGGCGATGCCTTGGACGAGATATTTTTCTTTCAGTTTGCCGACGGCGACGATCTGAATGTGCATGCTTACGGACCTCCATGGGCGAAATAGTGAGGATAATTCCTTATTAGCGAGCCTCAACTCGCTATTAGTGAAGAAAGCTCGCTAATCGCGAGCGATAGACGGATGGCGGGGGGTTGCCGACCGACCGCCAAAAGAAAAAGCCCGGTGCTCCGCCTCGATCGACGGCCGCACCGGGCGACGTAAACTGCTGCGACATCGGAGAGCGCCGACCGCTCCCCTACACGACCAAGTACCGCGCGGACCGGCCGCACTGCTCGCACGTAGCGGGCGGCTCCCAAGCCGAGAACGTCGTTACCTCCAGGTCGACGACGTCGGGCGCGTCCTCGTACTCATCCACGAACCGATCCAAAGCCAATTCCAGATGTTCTTCGCATACGACATGCATTTGTTGACTGGTAACCCCTTTTCGTTACGGTTCCGGCGATTCCCCGAGCTCCGCCGTGACGGACGATTTTTTGCCGTCGCGGTAATAGTCTACCCGAATCGGGTCGCCGATCTGCTTGTGATCGTACAAATATTTGCGCAGCTCCAGCGTGGTCCCGATCGGCCGGCCGTCCAGCGCCACGATGACGTCGTTGGAGCGCAGCCCCGCTTCCGCCGCCGGTCCGAACGCGTCCAGCACGATGATGCCGTTCTCGACGCCCTTCGGCAGCTCCACTTCGTCCTCGTTCTCGGCGAACTGCGGATAATCCTGAATATCCACCGTCGCCACGCCCAAGTACGGCCGCCGCACCTTGCCGTACTGCTCCAGCTCCGCGATGACCGGCGCCGCGGTGTTGCTCGGGATCGCGAAGCCCAGCCCCTCGACGCCCGCTTCCGCGACCTTCATCGAGTTGATGCCGATCACCTGACCCGCCTGGTTGACCAAAGCGCCGCCGCTGTTGCCGTGGTTGATCGCGGCGTCCGTCTGGAGCAGCTCCATCTCCCAGTCGATCGTCCCGTCCATTGCGAGCGAAATCGGAATGACCCGATGCAGCGAAGAAATGATGCCGGTCGTAATGGTCGGGGAGTAGCCGAGACCGTACGGATGGCCGATCGCGATCGCCGGCTCCCCTTCCTTCAGCGCGTCGGAGTTGCCGAACTCCGCCGCCCGCGCAATGTCCTTGCCGTTCACCTTCAGCACCGCCAGGTCGGTCAGCGCGTCGGAGCCGACGAGCTTGGCATCCAGCTTCTTGCCGTCGGACAGCACCACCTGGAGCGATGATGCGCCCTCGATGACATGATGGTTCGTGACGATAAACCCGTCGTTCCCGTCCTTCCGGTACACGATGCCCGAACCGATGCCGAGCTCCGCCTCGTCGACGGTCTCGTCATCCTCCCCGCCGAACGACCGCGAGCTGATAACGCTCACAATCGCCGGCTTCAGCTTATCGACGATGTCCACGACGCTGAGCGGCTCTCCCGCAGCCGGCGCCCCGCGGCCGGCCGTCGCGCCGTCGTCCGTAGCGGCGTCGCGCGACCCCCATAGCGGAGAGAGGAGCAGGAGGCACACAGCGAGACCGAGCGCTCCCGAGAGCGCGTAGACGACGGCGCGGTTCGGAAGTCCTAAGCGCCAATACCGCCGCCGAATCGGCCAGCGGCCGTCTTCCCGGCTCTCGTTGCGAATGCGTCGTCGTTCCCATGAGGACACCTTGGGCGAATAAAAGTCATCATCGAATAAACTCATAAGCTGCGCCCTCCCTCTCGACCGGCCGCTTGCCGCAATTCAATATCCTTCTTTCATCATACCCAAAAAAGCGCGCGACCACAAAAATAAGAGGAATGTTTTTCTGCATAGTAACCTACAATAGTAATAATCTATCGATCTAGCAATCAAGGAATCCATTCTCGCAGAAAAAGGAGCGTCGCTTATGAAACCGACCCGTACCTCCGCTTGGGATCAAGTGCAAACGATGGCGCAGCTGGCGGACGTGAAAGAATCGCTGTATCGCAACACTCTCGCATTAAGCGCATTGATTGAATTGCTCGTGGAGAAAGGCGTGCTCGCTCCCGAAGATTTCCACCGGAAAGCGGCCCGGCTCGAGCAGGAGGACGCGGCGATGGCCGATCCGCGGCGTTACGGCTCGTCGACCATATCCCACTCCGTCGACCGGTCGTAATACGTATCCATCAGCCGGATCGGACGTTCCTCCGTCGATACGCCGGACTCACACAATATATTATTCACCGTAAGCTTGGCTAAATCCAGCAGGTTATGATCCCGGCTCAAATGCGCGAGATATACCCGCTTCGTCCGTTCGGTGACGAGCTCGCACAGCGCTTCGCCCGCGGCTTCGTTGGACAAATGGCCCACGTCGCTTAAGATGCGGCGCTTGACGTTCCACGGATATTTCCCGACGCGGAGCATGTCGACGTCGTGATTCGATTCGAGCACGAGCACGTCGGCGTCCTTCACCTTCTCCTTCACGACCGGACTCATGTAGCCGATGTCGGTCGCGATGCTCAGCTTGACGTTGCCCGCCTGGAAGTTGTAGGCGACCGGTTCCGCGGCGTCGTGCGAGATCGGGAACGACTCCACGGACAGCTCGCCGAACGTCAGCACATCCCCCGTCTTGAACGCGCGCCGCTGGTCGTCGTCCAAATCGCCGACGGCGCGGTCGAGCTCGTTCCACGTGTTCATATTGGCGTAGACGGGCAGCCGGTATTTCCGCGCGATCGCCCCGAGCCCTTTCACATGGTCGGAATGCTCGTGCGTCACCAGGATGCCGCTGATCCCTTCCGGCGTTACGCCGCGTTCCTGCATCAGCTGCTCGATCCGCTTCGCGCTGAGCCCCGCGTCCAACAGAACCCGCCATTCGCCGTACTCGACGAGCGTGGCGTTGCCCGTCGAACCGCTGGATAATATCGTAAACCGTATGCCCATTCCTGTTTCCCCTGTTTCTCCCGAAAATCTCCGTTATTTCGCCGGCAGCGGTTGGGCGCCGTCGGCCGCTTGCGCGACCGACGGCCCTTCGACCGCCCCGTTAATCGCATGCACATAGTACGTTTCCCCGGTCCGCAACACGATGCGCCAATACGGCGCCAGCACCTGCGTTTCCGATTCGAACATCGGCCCGTGATACCCGAGGCGCACGTCCGCGATGACGGCGCCCTGCGGCAGGTACGTTTCGGCCAGCGTGCCGACCACCACGTACGCCGAGAGCACCTCCTGTCCTTGCGGCGGCCGCACGTTGACCGGCGTCTCCCGCTGCGCGGACAAGTACCGGTACCCGGTAACGGTGCCGTCCTCGGCGCCGTACAGCTCGAGCCGCATTTCGAACATCGGCAGCTCGTCGTACAGCTGGTTCATCACGTACACCGCGCCGCCGGCTTTCGCCGCGAACGGATCCGGCTCGTATTCGCCGACGTTCGGCACGGCCGCAGCCAGCGCTTCCCGCACTCGCTGCACGTCGCCGAGCGCCTCTTGCGTCAGCGGCGCGTTCAACGGCTCGGGCGACTCCGGCATACCCGCTCCGTCCACGCTGACCGTGATTTCGCTCAGCACCGGCGTGCCCTCCGGGACGGCCGCATCCAGCCGAATATCCTTGAGGCCGAGCAGCCGGTTCATTTCGTCGCGCCGCGACGCGTTTTCCGTGAATGTGTTCAAATTCAGCTCGTCCATCCACAGCTGGTAGCCGAGCAGGATGTTCAGAAACAGAAACGCCCAAATCAAGACCGTCTTCGCGCGGCCCCAGTCCATTAGTACGCCCCCCCTCCGGGCAGCGCCCGAACCGAACCGTCGATCATGGACAGCGCCCAGATCGGCTCCAGCACGACCCGGTCCTCTGCAAAATTGGCGCGGTATGCCGGGAAGATCGCCCGGACGAGCGCCTTCTCCGAATAGGCGTTCCACAGCTTCAGCAGTCTGTCGCCGCCCGGCAAATGCAACGGCATACGGCCGACCGGCTGGCCGTCGAGCTGCACCGTAGAACGCTCATAACTCGTCACGTTCCGATTGCGCAGCGTCAGCTCGATCGGCCCGAACGGCGCGCCGTTCCGCGTCCCGATGATCGGATACGAGCCGGGATACGTGCCGACGTAGTGCCGGAACACGACGCTCTGCTCCGCCCCGTTCGGCTGGTCCTGCCGGATCGACTCCAGCATGTAGTCCCCGTTCCAGCCGCCGTGGCGATTGACGAACTGCACCGCCGAGAGCGCCGTCTCGAGCGCCGTCCGCTCGCCTTCCGCGGTCGCCGCTGGGTCGGTGTAGCTGAACCACTCGCGCTCCGTCGACAGCTGCAGGCCGCGCTTGCCGTCCGTGTAAATTTCCGAGCCGTCCCGTTCCGTCAAATTTCGCGTGCTGAACGGATCGGGGAACAAGCTGCGCTGCAATTGGTCGGCCGTAAACCGGCGCGACTCGTACGTATACTGCACCATCGGCAGCGGCTCGTCGGGCAAGTAATGGCCTCCGGAGGCGGCCGTATACCGCGTCCGCGCTTCCCCGAAGCCGACGAACCGCTCCACGTCCTTCACGGTCAAGTCGGCCCGCGTCGCCTCGTAAGCGCCGTCCGAACCGACGAAAAACACGCGGACGTCTTCCCGTCCCGGCTGCGTGAAAATGTGAATCCGATCGATCGGCGCCGCCGCATGCAAGCCTTCGCCCTTGAGGTTCATCGCCTGCTGCAGCAGCGACAGCGGCAGCTCGCCGGCGAACCGGATTTCGACGCCGGCGGCGTCCTGCGCGGTTTCCGAGGCGAAGGCGGCTTCCCGCAGCCCGTCGAACGTTCGCTGCTCGACCACTTCCAGTATCATGCGGTAAAAAATCATGTGCGGATAAAGAAGCGTATGTTCCCCGTTCCCGAAATGCAGCACGATATCCTTCGGAAACAGCAGCGCCGCCAGCTCCGCCTGCGTCCCCTCCAGTTTCGATTCGACATAATCGGTCGGAATGATCGTATCGAATTTCGGCTCGCTGTACGCGAGCAAATAGCTCTGCACCAAGCTGGCCGCGATCAGAACGGCGAGGCACAGCGTCTTCGCGCGCTCCATCATCGGCTCTCACCCTCCTCCGGCGCCGCCGGCAGCGTAAAGACGACCGCCGTGCCTTGCCCCGGCTCCGATTCGATGCGGATCGTGCCCCCGTGCGCCTTGACTATTTCCAGGGCAATACTGAGACCGAGCCCCGTTCCCCCCATGTTGCGGGATCTCGCCTTGTCGACGCGGTAAAACCGTTCGAATATACGATGCAAATCTTTCTTCGGAATGCCGATGCCCCAGTCCCGGACGGTGACTTCCACCCAGCCCGGTCCCGCCTCGGCGGGCGCATGCCGGGCGGACAGCACCACCCGGCCTTCGTCGGGACTGTACTTGATCGCGTTGGACACCAAGTTGTCGAGCACTTGGTCGATCGCGTCCCGATCGACGTGCACCGGCGGCACATCCTCGCCCTCCAGCTCGACGGACAGCCCCATGCCGCGCTGCCGCGCCTGGAAGGCGAACCGGTCGCTCACTTCTTCGAGCAGCTCCGCCATGCCGACCCGCTCCAGCGTCAGCGGCGTCTGCCGCGAGTCGAAGCGCGACAGGTGGAGCAAATCGTTGACGAGCCGGATCATCCGCTCCGTCTCGTTCCGCGTCACCCCGATAAACCGCTCCGCGAGCGCCCGGTCCTCGAGCGCGCCTTCGTCGAGCGCCTCCAGGTAGCTTTTGATCGTCGTCAGCGGCGTCCGCAGCTCGTGCGACACGTTCGCGACGAACTCCTTCCGCGACGCGTCGAGCTTCTCCTGCTCCGTCACGTCGTGCAGCAGCACCACCGTGCCGGACACGCCGTGGTCCCGCCGATGGATCGGCGAGAACGTCGCCCGCGCCGTCAACGGCCCGTTGCCGGCGTCCGGCGTCAGGACGACGTTCAGCACCGCACCCTCCGTCCACGCCGCCTCGCTGACGTCCTCGCGCCGCAGCCCGAGCAGTTCGAGCACGTCCCGGCCGACCGCCGCGTCCTCGTCGCCGATGCCCAGCATCGCCCGCGCGCTCCGGTTCAGCACGACCGTGCGCCCGAACTCGTCCGTCGCGATCACGCCGTCGCTCATGTTCGATAAGATCGACGCCAGCTTCTCCTTCTCTTCCTCGATCGACGACAGCGCTTGCTTCAGGCGCTGCGTCATGTCGTTGAAGGCGTTGCCGAGCTGGCCGATCTCGTCGTTCGCGAGTACGTTGACGCGCTGGTTCAAGTTGCCGACCGCGATGGCGGCGGCCTTCCGGGTAATTTCTTTGATCGGCGCGGTAATCATGTTCGCGAGAATGATGCCGAGCACGGCCGTCAGTCCGAGCGCGATCGCCGTTCCCGTGAACAGGAATTGCTTGATCCGGTTCATCGTGTCGAACAAGCCTTCCATGGAAGCGACCAAATAGACCGCCCCGATCACCTTGCCGTCGCTCTGCACCGGCATGGCGACCGCGCGTTTGCGCTTGCCGTCCGCGTCGATCATCGTGCGCACGTTGCCCCGAATGCCCTGCAGCGCGCGATTCACTTCGGTTTGCGTATTTTTCTGCCCGACGATGCCTTCCTGCGCTTGGCCCGACGCGCTCACCACGATGCCGTTCGCGTCGATAATCTGAATTTCCGTGTCGTTCGTCGCGAACAAATTGCGAATGAACACGGTCAGGTCTTCGTACGTCCGCTGCTCCTCCCCGGAGGTGCCGGACAAATTCGCGTCCAAGTAATCCTTCACGTAATCGGCGAGCAAGTACGCCTCGTTGTCCAAGTTTTCGTTAAAATTGCCGTAAAACGAGTCCTCCAGCGTCCGAATGAAATACACGCCGATCAGCTGCATCGCGATTAAAATCAAAAGCACATAAATGACGATCAGCCGAAGCTGAATCGTCTGCAGCGAGCGGATGCCTTTCATTGCGAAGGGAGGCCCCCCATTTTCGGATTGCGCATCAAGTAGCCGAGCCCTCGCCGCGTCAAAATATACTCCGGCTTGCTCGGGTCGTCCTCGATTTTCTCCCGAAGCCGGCGCACCGTCACATCGACCGTCCGCACGTCGCCGAAATATTCGAAGCCCCACACCGCCTGCAGCAAATGCTCGCGCGTCATCACCTTACCGCTGTTTTTCGCGAGGTAATGAATGAGCTCGAATTCGCGGTGCGTCAAATCGATCGCCGTGCCGTCCTTGTACAAAACGTACATGTCGCTGTCGATCGTCAAGTTGAAAATTTTCAGCGTATTGCCGCCGCCGCCCGCAGGCTCTTCCGCCTCCGCAGCCTGCGCGCCGCCCCACCGCGCTTGCCGGCGCAAATGCGCCTTCACGCGCGCGAGCAGCTCGCGGTTCGAGAACGGCTTCGTCACGTAGTCGTCGGCGCCGAGCTCGAGTCCGAGCACCTTGTCGAGCTCCGTATCCTTCGCCGTCAGCATGATGATCGGCGTGCTCAGCTTCGCCCGAACCTCGCGGCAGACGTCCATGCCGTCCTTCACCGGCAACATCAAATCG
Above is a window of Paenibacillus sp. DNA encoding:
- the yycF gene encoding response regulator YycF, with the translated sequence MQGKILVVDDEKPIADILKFNLEKEGYEVVCAFDGQAAVELAFETDPDLILLDLMLPVKDGMDVCREVRAKLSTPIIMLTAKDTELDKVLGLELGADDYVTKPFSNRELLARVKAHLRRQARWGGAQAAEAEEPAGGGGNTLKIFNLTIDSDMYVLYKDGTAIDLTHREFELIHYLAKNSGKVMTREHLLQAVWGFEYFGDVRTVDVTVRRLREKIEDDPSKPEYILTRRGLGYLMRNPKMGGLPSQ
- the walK gene encoding cell wall metabolism sensor histidine kinase WalK — protein: MKGIRSLQTIQLRLIVIYVLLILIAMQLIGVYFIRTLEDSFYGNFNENLDNEAYLLADYVKDYLDANLSGTSGEEQRTYEDLTVFIRNLFATNDTEIQIIDANGIVVSASGQAQEGIVGQKNTQTEVNRALQGIRGNVRTMIDADGKRKRAVAMPVQSDGKVIGAVYLVASMEGLFDTMNRIKQFLFTGTAIALGLTAVLGIILANMITAPIKEITRKAAAIAVGNLNQRVNVLANDEIGQLGNAFNDMTQRLKQALSSIEEEKEKLASILSNMSDGVIATDEFGRTVVLNRSARAMLGIGDEDAAVGRDVLELLGLRREDVSEAAWTEGAVLNVVLTPDAGNGPLTARATFSPIHRRDHGVSGTVVLLHDVTEQEKLDASRKEFVANVSHELRTPLTTIKSYLEALDEGALEDRALAERFIGVTRNETERMIRLVNDLLHLSRFDSRQTPLTLERVGMAELLEEVSDRFAFQARQRGMGLSVELEGEDVPPVHVDRDAIDQVLDNLVSNAIKYSPDEGRVVLSARHAPAEAGPGWVEVTVRDWGIGIPKKDLHRIFERFYRVDKARSRNMGGTGLGLSIALEIVKAHGGTIRIESEPGQGTAVVFTLPAAPEEGESR